The Acidobacteriota bacterium genome contains the following window.
CATCGCGTCCGGCAGCCACGTCAAGAGTGGGATCTGAGCGGATTTACCTGTTGCCCCGATGAAGAGCAACACACCAACCGAGGTCAGGCCGCCGGCAACGATCGCTCCCCACGTGAAGGGGTCGGCCGACATATTTTCAACCACAAAGGTGAAGACACTATGCACCTGCTGGCCGTCAACGGTCTTATCAAAGAACGAGATCGAACCCGTCAGCGTGAATACGAGAAAGATGCCGACAAGCACGCCCCAGTCGCCGATGCGGTTCATGACGAAAGCTTTCTTGGCTGCCTTTCGGGCTTCGTCTTTCTTTATGTAATAGCCGATCAGCAGGTAGGAACAGAGCCCCACGCCTTCCCAGCCGACAAACATCAGCAGATAATTATCTGCAAGGACCAAGGTCAGCATCGAGAACATGAACAGGTTCAGATACGCAAAAAAGCGATAGAATCCTTTGTCCTGGTGCATGTAGCCCGTCGCAAAGATGTGAATGAGCAGCCCGACAAACGTAATAAAACAGGCGTAAATGCCGCTCAGACGATCCATGCCGAGACCAAAGTCCGCACGGAAATTACCAACCTGTATCCACGTCCAGAGATGGTCCAGAACCGGTTTGTCGATAAACAAAGCTCCGCCGCCCGCCACGAACGCGACATAAAACGCTACCGCCGCCGAGATCGCTATCGTCGAGCATGCGACAATTCCGCTAAACAGCTCATTCTTCAGCCGTCCGCCGATCAGCCAATTGATCACGGCTCCGGCGAGCGGGGCAAAAATTATTAGACTTAAAAGGTTATTTTCAACCATTATCCTTTTCTCTTCGGACGCGGAACCAACTCGCCTCCGCAGTTCGGACAAACCGAACTCATCCTATTCGTGCAATCGGGGCAAAATGTGCATTCGTATGAGCAAATGTATGCTTCGCCGTTTGCCGCGAGAGGTTGTTCGCACTGCTCGCAAATTTCCCGCATCTCGAGTGCCATCTACTAATTCTTTAACAAATTCGCGTCATCGACATCGACCGACATACTGTTGCGGAAGAATGCGATGATGATACCGAGGCCAACGGCGGCCTCGCAGGCGGCGACGGCCATGACCATAAAGACAAAAAGCTGGCCGGTCGTGTCACCGTAGTATCGCGAGAATGCGACAAATGTCAGGTTCACGGCGTTGAGCATCAACTCGATGCACATGAACATCCCGATCGCGTTGCGTTTGAAAATAACGCCGACGCAGCCGATCGTAAAAAGTATTCCTGAAAGTGCCAAATAGCTGGCTAAACTTGGTTCCATACTATTAAAGGGCGATGCCGAGCCCGTCCTTGGCTTCTTCTTCGTGCCTGATCTCAAGCTCGTTGTCGATAACGAGTTCCAACTGCGGCGGGCTCAAACGCCTCGCCAGGATGACCGAGCCGATCACCGCCATCAGCAGCAGAACGCCGACGATCTCGACCGGCAGCAGATATTCCGTGTACATTGCCTGGCCGATGGTCATCGTCTTACCGGCACTTAGTGCCTGATCAGCCGGAACGTTAGGAGCACGCATTACCGCGTAAAAAATGAAAAATGTCTGTGCGAGCAGCAAAACGCCAAGTCCGCCGCCGAGTGCGTAGAGATATTTCAAGCGGTTGAGTGGCCGGTCCTCGTCCATGTTCAGAAGCATGATGACGAATACGACCAACACCATTATCGCTCCGGCATAGATGAGGATCTGCACGGCGGCGATGAACGGAGCCGCAAGCGTCACATAGATGCACGAAAGCGAAATGAAGACGCCGACCAGCGAGATCGCGCTGTAGAGCGGATTCTTGTGATAGACCATCGATATCGCCGAAGCGATCGCGAGGCCCGCAAACATGAAAAATAGAACGGTCGATACCATAAATAGTGGTCGGTAGTTAGTGGTCAGTCAGAACGCGTCCGACTTGGCTGTCACTGACCACGCGCCACTGACAACCAACCACTCTCCTTACCTATTCAAAAAGAACACAATAACGATCGTCAGGATCACATTTCCGATGGCGACCGGCAGCAAAAATTTCCAGCCGAAGTTCATCAGCTGATCAAAACGGAAACGCGGCAGCGTCCCGCGGATCCAGATGTAGAGGAACAAGAAAGCAATTATCTTTCCGATGAACGCAACGTGGCTTATCAAAGCGTACGGGATCGAGCCTGGCTCAAAAATATGGCCGAGACCCGGCACGTACCATCCGCCGAGGAACAAGACCGTACACATCACGGAAACCGTGAACATGTTCACGTATTCCGCCATGAAGAACAGTGCGAATTTAAGTGCCGAATATTCAGTGTGAAAACCGGCGACGAGTTCTGTTTCTGCCTCAGGCAGGTCGAACGGCACGCGGTTCGTTTCCGCAAATGCCGAGATCAGGAACACCATGAAGCCGATGAACTGCGGAATGATGAACCATTTGAACGGCGATTGCGTCTGAGCGAGGATAATGCCGTTCAGGTCGAGCGTTC
Protein-coding sequences here:
- the nuoL gene encoding NADH-quinone oxidoreductase subunit L; protein product: MVENNLLSLIIFAPLAGAVINWLIGGRLKNELFSGIVACSTIAISAAVAFYVAFVAGGGALFIDKPVLDHLWTWIQVGNFRADFGLGMDRLSGIYACFITFVGLLIHIFATGYMHQDKGFYRFFAYLNLFMFSMLTLVLADNYLLMFVGWEGVGLCSYLLIGYYIKKDEARKAAKKAFVMNRIGDWGVLVGIFLVFTLTGSISFFDKTVDGQQVHSVFTFVVENMSADPFTWGAIVAGGLTSVGVLLFIGATGKSAQIPLLTWLPDAMAGPTPVSALIHAATMVTAGVYLVVRSNAIYQFAPTAMWIIAIIGAATAIFAASIAIAQNDIKKVLAYSTVSQLGFMFLAAGVGAFTVAIFHVMTHAFFKALLFLGSGSVIHGMHHEQDMRKMGNLKKYMPITFITMATGWLAICGIPIFAGFFSKDEILYKTFAADTYFPQRPFPGEEILWVIATLTAVLTAVYMTRMMIMTFGGKERFHDEIEGEHHDAHLGARRACGTWDR
- a CDS encoding DUF1272 domain-containing protein: MALEMREICEQCEQPLAANGEAYICSYECTFCPDCTNRMSSVCPNCGGELVPRPKRKG
- the nuoK gene encoding NADH-quinone oxidoreductase subunit NuoK, which produces MEPSLASYLALSGILFTIGCVGVIFKRNAIGMFMCIELMLNAVNLTFVAFSRYYGDTTGQLFVFMVMAVAACEAAVGLGIIIAFFRNSMSVDVDDANLLKN
- a CDS encoding NADH-quinone oxidoreductase subunit J; protein product: MVSTVLFFMFAGLAIASAISMVYHKNPLYSAISLVGVFISLSCIYVTLAAPFIAAVQILIYAGAIMVLVVFVIMLLNMDEDRPLNRLKYLYALGGGLGVLLLAQTFFIFYAVMRAPNVPADQALSAGKTMTIGQAMYTEYLLPVEIVGVLLLMAVIGSVILARRLSPPQLELVIDNELEIRHEEEAKDGLGIAL